Proteins found in one Sporosarcina sp. FSL K6-3457 genomic segment:
- a CDS encoding ribonuclease HII has protein sequence MSTLLTIKEIVEMLRTAEEPAPWIEELAHDSRAGVKNALARWQRQYHKKEMIMQEHVAKIAFDESFAPFQGAKVAGVDEAGRGPLAGPVVTAVVVLPKEVPELVGLDDSKTISKAERRRLAALIRNVAIAYSTHIQSARRIDELNIYAATRESMEQAVKALAVRPDFVIVDAMALRIDYPTESVIKGDAKSLAVAAASIIAKTTRDAIMDQLHTDFPEYHFEKNAGYGTAEHVKALQIYGPCEHHRTTFEPVKSMIAEGRTRQ, from the coding sequence GTGAGCACACTGCTAACAATTAAAGAGATTGTGGAAATGTTACGGACGGCGGAAGAGCCTGCACCGTGGATAGAGGAACTCGCGCATGATTCGAGGGCTGGCGTAAAAAATGCATTGGCTCGATGGCAACGCCAATATCACAAAAAAGAAATGATTATGCAAGAGCATGTGGCTAAAATAGCGTTTGACGAGTCGTTTGCGCCGTTTCAGGGAGCTAAGGTCGCTGGGGTCGATGAGGCGGGGAGAGGCCCGTTAGCGGGTCCTGTAGTAACCGCTGTCGTTGTGTTGCCGAAGGAAGTGCCGGAATTAGTTGGACTTGATGATTCGAAGACTATCTCAAAGGCGGAACGGCGACGGCTTGCTGCACTAATCCGCAACGTCGCAATTGCCTATTCGACACATATCCAATCAGCCCGTCGCATTGATGAATTGAATATTTACGCAGCGACAAGGGAGTCCATGGAACAGGCGGTAAAAGCACTTGCTGTACGTCCGGACTTTGTCATTGTGGATGCGATGGCACTTCGCATAGATTATCCGACAGAATCAGTTATCAAAGGCGACGCAAAGAGTTTAGCAGTCGCGGCTGCCTCCATTATCGCAAAAACTACAAGAGATGCGATTATGGACCAGCTACATACTGATTTTCCTGAATATCATTTTGAAAAAAACGCAGGTTATGGAACTGCAGAACATGTTAAAGCCTTACAAATATATGGGCCGTGCGAACACCACCGTACAACCTTTGAACCAGTTAAGTCAATGATAGCAGAAGGGAGGACGAGGCAATGA
- the ylqF gene encoding ribosome biogenesis GTPase YlqF has protein sequence MTIQWFPGHMAKARREVTEQLKLVDIVFELIDARLPLSSRNPMIDEVIHQKPRLLILNKMDLADETETARWIHYFEAQGDRAVAINSFEGKGLQTVIKAAKEILEPKLERMRSRGIRPGAIRAMIVGIPNVGKSTLINRLAKKNIARTGNTPGVTRAQQWIKFEKELELLDTPGILWPKFEDKEAGYKLALTGAIKDSIVNMEDLAVYGLRFLEAHYPSRLSERYGLTTVGDDILQVFNQIGSLRKVYTTGGEVEYDKVAELIVRDIRNEYLGKLTFDFTAEQLQND, from the coding sequence ATGACGATTCAATGGTTTCCAGGACATATGGCGAAAGCGCGCCGAGAAGTAACTGAACAATTGAAGTTGGTAGATATCGTTTTTGAATTGATTGACGCTAGGCTTCCATTGTCATCTAGGAATCCAATGATTGACGAGGTTATCCATCAAAAACCAAGGCTGCTTATTTTGAATAAAATGGACCTCGCTGATGAAACGGAAACTGCGCGTTGGATTCACTATTTTGAAGCACAAGGTGATCGTGCCGTCGCCATTAATTCATTTGAAGGAAAAGGTCTTCAGACGGTCATTAAGGCTGCAAAAGAGATTTTAGAACCGAAGCTAGAAAGAATGCGCAGTAGGGGCATTCGTCCAGGTGCAATCCGCGCAATGATTGTCGGGATCCCGAATGTCGGAAAATCTACGCTGATTAACCGACTTGCCAAGAAAAATATTGCTAGGACAGGAAACACGCCGGGTGTCACTAGAGCTCAGCAGTGGATCAAGTTTGAAAAAGAACTTGAGTTGCTTGATACGCCGGGGATTCTATGGCCGAAATTTGAAGACAAAGAAGCGGGCTATAAACTAGCGTTGACCGGTGCTATTAAAGATTCCATCGTCAACATGGAGGACCTAGCTGTTTATGGGCTGCGTTTTCTTGAAGCACATTATCCGAGCCGATTGTCGGAAAGATATGGTTTAACAACGGTTGGCGACGATATTCTGCAAGTTTTCAATCAAATCGGTTCACTACGCAAGGTATACACAACTGGCGGAGAAGTCGAGTACGATAAAGTGGCGGAGTTAATCGTTCGTGATATACGTAACGAATACCTTGGTAAACTGACATTTGACTTCACAGCCGAACAACTTCAAAATGACTAA
- the lepB gene encoding signal peptidase I, with translation MNEEKKKNETWEWMKALLIAFGLAAIIRVFLFTPIVVDGESMMPTLENGDRMIVNKIGYTIGKPDRFDIVVFHAPEEKDYIKRVIGLPGDTVEYKDDVLYINGESFEEPYLDQNKAEVADGPLTEDFTLEEKIQRTTVPEGHVFVLGDNRRRSKDSRHIGAVAIDEIIGNTSIVFWPIEDFGIVK, from the coding sequence ATGAATGAAGAGAAGAAGAAAAACGAAACATGGGAATGGATGAAGGCGCTGTTAATCGCGTTCGGGCTCGCAGCAATTATTCGTGTATTCTTATTTACACCGATTGTCGTTGACGGAGAGTCCATGATGCCGACGCTTGAAAATGGTGACCGGATGATTGTGAACAAAATCGGCTATACAATCGGTAAACCGGATCGCTTTGATATCGTGGTATTCCATGCGCCTGAAGAGAAGGACTATATCAAACGAGTCATTGGGCTTCCTGGCGATACAGTCGAGTACAAGGATGACGTTTTGTATATTAACGGGGAATCGTTCGAAGAGCCTTATCTTGATCAAAACAAGGCAGAGGTTGCAGACGGTCCATTAACGGAAGATTTCACACTTGAAGAGAAAATTCAACGTACAACGGTCCCAGAAGGTCATGTATTTGTTCTTGGGGATAATAGAAGAAGAAGTAAAGACTCCAGACATATTGGAGCTGTAGCAATCGATGAAATCATCGGCAATACGAGCATTGTATTTTGGCCAATCGAAGATTTCGGTATCGTTAAATAA
- the rplS gene encoding 50S ribosomal protein L19, giving the protein MQQLIADITKDQLRADHPSFRAGDTVRLHVKIVEGTRERIQLFEGVVIKRRGGGISETFTVRKISNGVGVERTFPVHTPKITLLEVVRRGKVRRAKLYYLRSLRGKAARIKELR; this is encoded by the coding sequence ATGCAACAACTTATTGCAGACATTACAAAAGATCAGCTTCGTGCAGATCATCCATCATTCCGTGCGGGAGACACAGTTCGTTTGCACGTAAAAATCGTTGAGGGAACGCGTGAGCGTATCCAGCTATTTGAAGGCGTTGTTATCAAACGTCGTGGTGGCGGAATCAGTGAAACTTTCACAGTTCGTAAAATCTCAAACGGTGTTGGCGTTGAACGTACATTCCCTGTACACACACCAAAAATTACACTACTTGAAGTGGTTCGTCGTGGTAAAGTACGTCGTGCGAAATTGTACTACCTTCGCAGTCTACGCGGAAAAGCTGCACGTATCAAAGAACTTCGATAA
- the trmD gene encoding tRNA (guanosine(37)-N1)-methyltransferase TrmD yields the protein MKIDVLSLFPEMFEGVLHSSIMKKAQTNDAVSFAVTDFRDYSTDKHHKVDDYPYGGGAGMVLKPEPLFAAVEALSEGLENPPRVVLMCPQGERFTQKKAEELATEEHVIFICGHYEGYDERIRQHLVTDEVSIGDFVLTGGEIAAMAVIDSVVRLLPNVLGNADSPVLDSFSTGLLEHPQYTRPASFNGLEVPEILLSGNHGKIDQWREEQSLLRTFERRKDLLKDAPLTDHQRKLLKQLNHQQK from the coding sequence ATGAAAATCGATGTCCTGTCATTGTTTCCAGAAATGTTTGAAGGGGTCCTTCATTCATCCATCATGAAAAAAGCGCAAACCAATGACGCGGTATCCTTTGCAGTGACCGATTTCCGCGATTATTCCACGGACAAACACCATAAAGTCGATGATTATCCGTATGGTGGTGGCGCGGGGATGGTGCTCAAGCCAGAACCGCTCTTTGCCGCAGTGGAAGCATTATCTGAGGGGCTTGAAAACCCGCCGCGTGTTGTCCTCATGTGTCCACAAGGAGAACGATTTACGCAGAAAAAAGCAGAAGAGCTAGCAACTGAAGAGCATGTCATCTTCATTTGTGGTCACTACGAGGGCTATGATGAGCGGATACGCCAACACCTTGTAACGGATGAAGTATCGATTGGTGATTTTGTTCTAACAGGTGGAGAAATCGCTGCGATGGCTGTCATAGACAGTGTCGTCCGATTGTTGCCGAACGTACTGGGCAATGCCGACTCGCCTGTGCTCGATTCGTTTTCAACTGGATTGCTCGAACATCCGCAATATACAAGACCGGCTAGTTTCAACGGCCTAGAAGTGCCCGAGATATTATTATCCGGCAACCATGGGAAAATTGATCAATGGCGTGAAGAGCAATCCCTACTTCGGACATTTGAACGTCGAAAGGACTTGCTCAAGGATGCGCCGCTGACCGACCATCAACGCAAATTACTGAAGCAATTAAATCATCAACAAAAATAA
- the rimM gene encoding ribosome maturation factor RimM (Essential for efficient processing of 16S rRNA) — protein sequence MQWFNVGTIVNTHGIRGEVRVISRTHFPEERYTVGNKLALFMPNSKTPIYLVVASHRQHKNFDLLTFENHFNVNDVEKYRDGVFKISENDLGELDENEFYYHEIVGCTVFTTEGIDIGKVTEILETGANDVWTVTPEKGKPHYIPYIEDIVLEIDVDNKKIVIDPMEGLLS from the coding sequence ATGCAATGGTTTAACGTAGGGACAATCGTCAATACACATGGTATTCGTGGAGAAGTTCGTGTCATTTCTCGCACGCATTTCCCAGAAGAACGCTACACAGTTGGTAACAAGCTTGCTCTATTCATGCCAAACAGTAAAACGCCTATTTACTTAGTTGTGGCTAGTCATCGTCAACATAAAAACTTTGATTTGCTAACGTTTGAAAATCACTTTAATGTCAATGATGTTGAAAAGTACCGTGACGGTGTTTTCAAAATATCAGAAAATGACTTAGGTGAACTGGATGAAAACGAATTTTACTACCATGAAATCGTTGGTTGTACAGTCTTTACAACAGAAGGTATCGACATTGGTAAAGTGACGGAGATTCTTGAAACGGGTGCGAATGATGTATGGACGGTGACACCGGAAAAAGGCAAGCCTCATTACATTCCATATATCGAAGACATCGTTCTAGAAATTGATGTTGACAATAAAAAAATCGTTATCGATCCAATGGAAGGTCTATTGTCATGA
- a CDS encoding KH domain-containing protein — protein sequence MKQLIETIVKPLVDYPGDVRVAMDEHDNRVIYKLAVNPEDMGKVIGKQGRVAKAIRTIVYSAAGSHHGKKVYIDIID from the coding sequence ATGAAGCAGCTGATTGAAACAATTGTCAAACCGTTAGTCGATTATCCCGGGGATGTCCGGGTTGCAATGGATGAGCACGATAATCGTGTCATCTACAAACTTGCCGTAAATCCTGAAGATATGGGAAAAGTAATCGGCAAGCAGGGGCGTGTGGCGAAAGCGATACGCACTATTGTTTATTCAGCAGCAGGCAGTCACCACGGCAAAAAAGTCTATATCGATATTATAGATTGA
- the rpsP gene encoding 30S ribosomal protein S16 has product MSVKIRLKRMGAKKTPFYRIVVADSRSPRDGRQIETVGTYNPLTKPAEVKINEELALKWLQNGAKPSDTVRNLFSDQGIMEKFHNAKHGK; this is encoded by the coding sequence ATGTCAGTAAAAATTCGTCTTAAACGTATGGGAGCAAAGAAAACTCCTTTCTATCGTATTGTTGTAGCAGATTCACGTTCACCACGTGATGGTCGTCAAATCGAAACAGTTGGTACTTACAACCCGCTTACAAAACCAGCGGAAGTAAAAATCAACGAAGAACTAGCGCTTAAATGGCTTCAGAATGGTGCGAAACCATCTGATACAGTTCGTAATCTGTTTTCTGACCAAGGTATCATGGAGAAATTCCATAACGCTAAACACGGTAAGTAA